The genome window TTGAACCCTTCGCTCGGCGCCATAGTCTATGGCGCCGATAACacatctcggcgccataggctacgaCGCCGAGCTCTGACGTGGCAGCACCGACCTGGGCTGCCGTTGTCGCTGCCGTGgccctagctcggcgccacagatcttggcgccgagctagggttTTAGCGGGTGCCGTGTTCTTCCTTCTTCCCACTTGCTTCCCCACCGTGCCGCCTTCCCCGAAAGCTCCGCCTTGTCGTCAAGCCGCCGCGGCCCGCCCCGCCTTGCTGCCGCAGCCCGCCCTAGCGAGCCGCCCCGCCACGCCGCCAAGCCACCACGGCTCGCACCGCCAGGCCACTGCGCCTCGGCGAGCCTTCCCGCCGCGCAGCCGCGCTCCGCCGCGCCGCTACGGCGCCGTGCCTCGCCGTGCCGTCGCTCTCCACCGCGCCCAGCCGACCCTGCACCGCCGCCGCCGTGCAAAGTCCGCCCCGCCCGTCGCGCCCaaccggccgagccccgcaccgctGCCGAGCTCTGCTCCCGAGGTCCCCGACGAGCCCTACAGTCGAACCTCCTCCCCGCGGAGCCCTACGCCTAGGTTTGTCGCCTTGAGGTCAATGCCGCACGCCTAGGTTATTTAGTTTGTTATCTTTGTTTATTTTGTTTAGCTTGCTAGTTCAGTTACTTAGTTTAGTTAGTTTAGTTACATAGTTTATTTTGTTTTGCTTAGTATATTTAGTGAATATAGTTAGATTGCTACTTAGTTAGTTGTATCTTTGCAGGTTCTAGAAACCTCACTGTATTGGGAAGGTGCTGCTGAATTTTTTACTGATAGTACTATTTTTTTGTACATAGGTGTCCTTTCAACTTGACCTTCGCCACCGTTAGCTAGACTCGTTCGTGATCTCAGGTATACAATGTTTACATACATTATTCATAGATTATGTAATTTTGTTTGTTATGGTCATTTAATAGgtactatatagttattagttaataagtagttattacttatttattacttagtaagtttttaggcattattgagttagtaatccgtgtttgcaatagatggacaccctagtgacactataccatggaggaagcgtGGAGCAAGATGTTTATGGGAATGTTAGTTTTTATGCTATGAAGAATGTGACCGTGATGTTCGATGAAAGACCCTCTTTTGGCCAGATTTTCGCTCgggcttgtgaggagattagttgcaaTTTAAACGACCCTAGCATATCAATTGAGGGTTTATTGTCCCATGTTACATCTGGGACAGTTGTtcgacggttgatctccattgccTCTGAAGATGACTGGGTGAAATATGTCAAAATTGTGAAGACAATTGTTCCCCCATatttggatgtggttgttcgaAAGTTATCGTTTAGTCATTGCGATGCTCCAGTCGGGTtatctccacaaatgccaaatgcatgtcgtattgaagctcctttgcctgagcttccggaagaagtggttgttgtgcCAGATGCTCAATCGGCCTCGAACGAGTTTAAGATTTCTCGTCCTGTTCGCGGCGTTTGTGGGTCTTCGAATCCGGTGGTACCCCCTCAGGAGATCCCATTGATACAGGATCCAATCcaggatcatcctagtaagtgtatTTAACACGTTATTCATATCCATCGTTAattcgtttgattagacttttaATGTAGTATTTCCTCACTCGACGCAATGCAGGATCTCCACAACTAGATAATGGTGCTTATCTTCATGTGCCCCTATCATTCAATATGGAACACATATGCAGTGCCTcaaatagtgttgatgttcagattgaggatgaggaggagccatatgaggctgcacgagccttagattctgatgatgaccgcccggttcaagaaatgaccgagcaagaaattgaactcataagacgtttgtgtcccgagcgtgaccctgcagtacatgaatcTAGCAGTCTAAGTCATTGCAACGGTGCATATGCAGAAGGACGTGATGATGAATTGCTAGAGGCTTCGGATAACGCCGACAACATTGATATTAAGGTAGGCTTACTTTTCAAAGATCTGTCTACACTGAGACAATGGCTACAGGAATATTCCGTGAACCGCaagaggccgttcaaggtgagacactcatatgcacagcgtcgttacacagttgtgtgcgaggtgtcagaatgtaattggagggtatgtgcccgaaggcagaaggaAACCGGAAAGTTTAAAATCACaaaaattgtaggtccacacacttgtgcccagacagagctgagctctaagcatcgtcagttgacatctaccctaATTGCGAAAAGGCTATTGGGGACattgaagggtcagccaaacttgaaggtgaagtcaattatgaccatgacttgGGAGTTGTTTGGTTACAAGATCAAGtatgggaaagcatggagggcaaagcaacgagcatggaagatgatatacggggattgggaggagggttacGAGAAGTTGccagcattgttcaatgcaatgaaagctaaaaacccaggcatgcattacgagtacatcccTAAACCCAACGAATGGAGGAATGGCAGAGAGAtcttctttcgtgctttctggtgtttctcgcaatgcgtagaggccttcaggcattgtcgtcccgtgctgtctattgatggtacttttctgcttgggaagtataagggcacattgttggttgccatatcatgTGACGCGGACAACACAttggttcctttggcatttgctttggtggagagggagaacagagaGAGTTGGGCTTGGTTCTTGCGACTTGTTCGGATCCATGTCGTGGGTCCTGGTcgcgaggttggtgtcatatctgacagacatcagggtattcttaatgcagtgcaagagcagattcctggctacgcacccatgcaccacagatggtgcactcgacatctagcagaaaatcttcttcgaaaggatcGTAGCAAGGCTAATTTCCCCCTTTTTGAGGAGATCTGTCAACAATTGGAGGTTTCGTTTTTCGAGGACAAGTTGAAGAaactaaaagatgcaacaaatgctgaaggtaaGAACTGGATTGCTGGATTGTTGAGGGAACCCCAAAAATGGACAAGTGCCTATGACGAAGGTGGTTGGAGGTTCGAGTTCCAGACTAGCAACATGGCCGAGTTATTTAACAGTGTGCTGAAGGGTATACGCGGAATGCCAGtcaatgctatagtaacattcactttCTATAGGCTCGTggcttggtttaatgatagacacgcACAGGCCAAGGCAATGCAGACGCGAGGTCTgagatgggcacctaaaccaacaacacatcttaataatgcaaaggaacgggccaatagacatgaggtacaatgctttgatgaggaTTTGGGAAAATACGAGGTAAGAACGATGGGTGGCACAACTTCCGACGGTGAGGTGCGGCCTTCGAGGACACATGTTGTGTTACTTGATGCATTTTCGTGTGGTTGTGGTAAACCTAGACAGTACCActttccatgttctcattatgttgccgccgcacgtcatcgtaactttgcatttgagagcaTGATCCCTTCGGAGTTCAGTGTGGAGAGCTTAGTACGTACTTGGAGCCCTCgttttgagccatttcttgaCGAGTCACAGTGGCCAACGTACACCGGTCCGATATACATTGCTGATCCAGCGCATCGCTGGGACAAATGTGGTACTAGGAAAAGGAGCCGATGCAACATGGTTATGTGGACCTTATGATGAAAACTTTGTAATGTGGACCTTGTGATGTCAACTTTGTGATGTCAACTTTGTGATGTGGACTATGTATTGTGGACTATGTTATGTGGACCTTGTATTAAGGACTATGTTATGTGGACTTTGTGATATTCTGTGTTATTTGTGATGTATTATATGCTGAAATGTGGTGATatcttataatatgtgattatttcaATTGTGGTTGTCAATAAAACATGGAAAACTCTTGCGATTTTTTTTGTGGATTGGAAAAAACATGACAATGCAATAGAAACATTACGAATCTGAAACATTAGGGTTCTAAAATATTTTGGATATGAAAGTACTACATAACACACTACTAGCTTGTTCAATCAGAATCACAATCTATAAGTAATTCATCTTCAgagtcatccgtcgcgcaatcctcaacgacaatctcgttccacttgctgcattgtcctgcatcacactttTCCGCATTTctcttgtaataattggcttctgcttcatctgcagcttgggagaatagctgATCCCCAGCCTCAGCCTCATCACACTTCTGCTTGTAATAAACGGCCTCTACCTATTCGACGACTTGAGACATAAACTCGTCATCctcctcttgagcacgtaatcttgcctcagctagtgcgatgagctcactcaaccttgatgtgtcgtcctcctcttcctcatgatgtcctgcctcaacgagagcgataaactcactcaaccttgatgttcctcctccatcagctccaTCGTCGCCATTTTTTCCAGAACGTATCTTGCACGTGCCTCATCTGTGAGATAGTTCACGACACATCCAATCTCTGCAAATGTAATGAGACAAATAAGTTTgcaaagtcaggataaataaattgtacaAACAAAACTATCATGTCATTTTTCTCACTCACTTCCCTTAAGATGATCAACAAGATTCCCCAACATATGTTTCTCGGCTCTAGCCGcctcccattcccttgcatcctgtgctctcttctcatttGCCGCCTTCAATCTCCTCTGCTCTGCACGCATCGGGATGTCAAAACTCATTGATTTTGCGAACCTACGCATATCCtgtatgcgatcgttaatgtacgaatcgacgAGCTGAGATCCACAATGCATCTTCTGTCCCTTTAGTCTCTTTGACTTTATTGTACGCATCAactctcctttgtcgtcgtaactctcccaaccgCATTTCCTCGTCTCTTACAAAAAATAGAGTAAGTACGGGTGCAACATTGCACCTGATGCAAACAAAAAAataaataccaacctcatcgtaatctaccatatgtccacaaaaatagccaacaccaagctcggaaggaactaatccatacttagcttcaataccacgtTTGCAGAGTATTGGATCAAACTTCAACTCTTGCGCCCACtcatttttttcttttcctttgcctctggctctggccaatgggacataggaccatacaaccactatgaaatgacacttacgccacccgtgTCAGATATTTAGTAAATTTGTgcaaaaaataacaaaagtttggacatttgttatgggctcacataatcaatgttcggacacaCGAAGTGCTTCGCAGTGTCCTCGTCGATGACAACACGATCTCCGCAATCGCATCGAGGTGGTGAGTCCAttcgtctttctgttgctacctccttcgcattcgtcattggtggaggattcgggggaggagttacccaacgcttaaaacgctcatgactagtCCTTCCACACAACCAAATagcgaaaagaagatatcgagggtcaaatttatcaggaccgtcgatccactggaaaaagaaataCCTCAGGTGCTCCTACAAAAATGGAACGAAGCATTAGTACGCATCTACTAAACAATATTAACTCACAAGTCATAAGCTATGTACGTTAAAACCGCCACAAAGGTAGAAGCAACGAACAACCGTGTCTGGAAGTTCGGATTGACATACCCAAGCcggtctgccacagtcacagttagacACAGgaagttcaggaggaacaggagcatccttactagatacatccggatataactcccgagaacggcctctcttctgccacaaggcctcccggtacatgtctttcatctaagaaACGATTATATATTAACACAAGTACCTAATAGACTGTATAATCGGATTTCACAAATTACCAaatcaaaagtagtcatcatatgAACTATACTATATATCCTAGGAGCAAcaattttttttctcgaaagcgcaggagaactgcgcgatATTATATTAAAGAAGAAGGACAGTTACAGAAAAAAACAACTGAGGCGCCTATGGCGGCCAGTAACAGGCATACAGAAACCCATCCATGACTAAAGAAGAAACTAACACAAATTACCACAATGCTAGCTAACTAGCAGGGATGCCCGGAATGGGGGCGGTGAGCAAAGACAACTTCCTTGCACCAGCCATCTCCCATAGGTGAACCTCCAACTCAACTCTTCTAATAGCATAAGCAATACTGGagctcttattgtcaaaaacacaGCCATTGCGTTGCTTCCATAAGGTCCAAACTCCCAGAATGACTAGAGAATTGAGGCCGTCCCTTGCAATTCCAGAAACTTTGGTACATAATGTTCTCCACCATTCAAAACTAATAATCGAAAAATtacaacccaatatacaaaacgaatcagtgAGACACCATACCTTGGTATACAAAGTATTCCAACTCGAATCTTTGAATGGAGCAACTTTGAAGAAGATTTGAATGGATGGGAAATGAGCTCCTCTCGGCCAGTAGAACGGCCGATTTATAGGCCTCCCTAGCTCGTCgctaagatctatggcgccgagctaggagGCCGCGTCGGCGCCACGCCAGCCCTAGCCGCCGGGAGCCGTCACCGCCACCACgtcagagctcggcgccataggctatggcaccgagctgtgttacctcggcgctatAGCCAacatagctcggcgccatagcctatggcgtcgAGCTTCGGGTCCAGATCCTAAAATAAGTCATCCAGGGGTCTAAATGTATATTTTTGTCATTAAAAAGGTTAAAAAAAACTACACCTTATTGTTGAAGATAACTCAGAATTCATAGAGTGATAGAGATGGGACTGACTAGTGTCTAGAATGGATATACAGTACCCAGCTCTGATTTTCTCTTTCAAATGAGATGCACTATGGAAATGCTATGCCAAGGTCGCCCTCTACCAATAGAAATGGGGAGGGGTGGAGGGTGGCACCCAGCATTGCATGCATGCTCGGGAGTTGGAGCTCGTGCATGGTCCATGACATGTGGAAGTAGGAGATGAGCTGCAAGCTGCTTGTTTCTTTGCTGAGGTCATCAAGGCTTCATACATCTTTTCTGTGTTGTCGTCAAGCGAGATGTGGAATTGGCTTGAACTTGCCTTGTTTTTTCATGCCTTTGTTCTTTTCTGATTTATATTTTACTTATAGACGTTGCCAATACATTATTGTTTTAGAAATATCCGATTATAATATGCACCTCGGGTTAATTGTCACTTGCTTCATTTTTTCCTATATCTATATGTAAGTTCTCTAGTAATTAGGGAATTGTTTTCGACGTTGCCAATACAATTATAAATGTATGACTtgcgtgaatttttgaagtcaatTGAGGGCACATGGTACAACttttaccgatcgtattttagattcCGATCATAACCGATGTAATTTTCGtaccgaactttcgtttccgatgttttcGAATTACCGATGTCATTTtcgtttccggagttaccgttttcgatctCGTTTGCGAGAAAAAAATGAAAACAAAAAtgattttagtgtttaccgatcgtttccgaccgttttcacccctactAGTAATACCTTTTTAATCACTATCTTTGTTCAGAACCCAGTTATTTTAGTCCTTGCTGACATAACAAATTACAATGGTGCTTATGGAAATTCTATGGAACTCCTATTTCAATCTTAAGAAGTTATTGATTCTGATGAGAAACCACCAGTTGTATTTTTGTTTGTCATTTAAATTTGTGAAAAATATTAATTACAATAGTGATGGATGTTCTTGCTCATTTTTCAACTAAAAGATCAGCTAGTCTAATAGTTTTGAATAATGAGGAACAAATCAAACCTGGTTCAAATCAGGTGTGTGTAAGACTTTAATAGGTACTTGACTCTTGAGTCCATGTAACCATTATTGATTTATCTTTATTTCTTTGCTGTAGATTGCAAGGTGATTGCGAATCTGGCTTGGCCACATAGAGCTTTTTTTCATTGtcagcttgttcgctgcggcttgctgcggctgcaatccggctgcggctgcggcttctacagtatttttctctctatgaattgcagctgcagcaatccaaacagctgcaacagtgtcggcttgtagccagccgaacacgccctGTGCTCCTCAGAAGATGGTTTTCTGAGAGTGCTTTCTGTCTACTGTAAATTGATGAAATTTTGGTGAACATATACTATGGAAAAAAATATAGCTCACTGTCCTGTTGAGGGCAATGGTGAGATTGAAAATGGTGCGAGCTCTAGTCAGAATCCTGAGTCTCTTGAGCATTCAGTTTTGCTGTCTACATCTCAAACGATGCCAAATAACTTGGGGATAAGGAAAAACTATAAAAGGGCAGCAAACAGAGGTAAAAAAGGTTCCCAAGGACTAACAGGTCAAGCATATACTTTGATGTCATCTAATAGTGATGTCAGGGTGCTTCGCTCCACATCAAGTTCAAAGACAACATCTACTGAGCATGTTCAGGCTCCAGTACAACCGGCTGCCAAGAGAAGAAAAATGAGCAGAGCCTCAAACAAAAGTTCGACTGATGAGTTTTCACAAATTCGTAAACGAGTTAGATATATTTTGAACCGAATGAATTATGAGCAAAGCCTAATTGAAGCTTATGCTAGCGAAGGCTGGAAAAATCAAAGGTTTGTCACTCTACTATTAGTAACTAATGTTATGTAGGTGTTTAGAAGTCTGGTTTTTCATTCCCTATGTGTTGCCAGGGTTACTGAATAGTGCTGCAAGGCCATGTATTATGCGCTAGCTAAAATCCTTAAGTTTCTTTGTTAACCAACCACATTAGTGTTGTGTGCTACAAAACTGACTAATTAGGTTTGGTATTTTAGCTTAATTATGCTTGTCAAATGGATGTCATCTTTTAGCACCCCATCATTTTGCACCTGATTTCCCCTTCCATGTATTCCTTTGCCTTATCAAATGATGGGAAATTTGTATCACAATTCACACATGTTTGGCCGTCAGTGAAACTCTATT of Zea mays cultivar B73 chromosome 8, Zm-B73-REFERENCE-NAM-5.0, whole genome shotgun sequence contains these proteins:
- the LOC103635851 gene encoding uncharacterized LOC103635851 gives rise to the protein MDTLVTLYHGGSVEQDVYGNVSFYAMKNVTVMFDERPSFGQIFARACEEISCNLNDPSISIEGLLSHVTSGTVVRRLISIASEDDWVKYVKIVKTIVPPYLDVVVRKLSFSHCDAPVGLSPQMPNACRIEAPLPELPEEVVVVPDAQSASNEFKISRPVRGVCGSSNPVVPPQEIPLIQDPIQDHPRSPQLDNGAYLHVPLSFNMEHICSASNSVDVQIEDEEEPYEAARALDSDDDRPVQEMTEQEIELIRRLCPERDPAVHESSSLSHCNGAYAEGRDDELLEASDNADNIDIKVGLLFKDLSTLRQWLQEYSVNRKRPFKVRHSYAQRRYTVVCEVSECNWRVCARRQKETGKFKITKIVGPHTCAQTELSSKHRQLTSTLIAKRLLGTLKGQPNLKVKSIMTMTWELFGYKIKYGKAWRAKQRAWKMIYGDWEEGYEKLPALFNAMKAKNPGMHYEYIPKPNEWRNGREIFFRAFWCFSQCVEAFRHCRPVLSIDGTFLLGKYKGTLLVAISCDADNTLVPLAFALVERENRESWAWFLRLVRIHVVGPGREVGVISDRHQGILNAVQEQIPGYAPMHHRWCTRHLAENLLRKDRSKANFPLFEEICQQLEVSFFEDKLKKLKDATNAEGKNWIAGLLREPQKWTSAYDEGGWRFEFQTSNMAELFNSVLKGIRGMPVNAIVTFTFYRLVAWFNDRHAQAKAMQTRGLRWAPKPTTHLNNAKERANRHEVQCFDEDLGKYEVRTMGGTTSDGEVRPSRTHVVLLDAFSCGCGKPRQYHFPCSHYVAAARHRNFAFESMIPSEFSVESLVRTWSPRFEPFLDESQWPTYTGPIYIADPAHRWDKCGTRKRSRCNMVMWTL